A stretch of Odocoileus virginianus isolate 20LAN1187 ecotype Illinois chromosome 31, Ovbor_1.2, whole genome shotgun sequence DNA encodes these proteins:
- the BARX1 gene encoding homeobox protein BarH-like 1 isoform X1, translated as MQQSRFWWGQMLFLTVPFFLGFPFLSHIYSIGLGTSTLFIGNPEMSGQWGLGNAGGGGSPPPRLGTPASRRVGLAQISHFPASTKVLCRGHWLRASCRQGRTVRGSPGGGARLELTRLPTLSPAAVLKAEQAAVFKFPLAPLGCSGLGSALLAAGPGLPGAAGAPHLPLELQLRGKLEAPGAGEPGTKAKKGRRSRTVFTELQLMGLEKRFEKQKYLSTPDRIDLAESLGLSQLQVKTWYQNRRMKWKKIVLQGGGLESPTKPKGRPKKNSIPTSEQLTEQERAKEAEKTAEAPGEASDRSHED; from the exons atgcAGCAAAGCCGATTTTGGTGGGGGCAAATGCTCTTCCTAACTGTGCCGTTTTTTCTTGGCTTCCCTTTTCTGTCACACATATACTCCATTGGTTTGGGAACTTCGACCTTGTTCATTGGGAATCCTGAAATGTCAGGGCAGTGGGGCCTGGGGAACGCCGGGGGTGGGGGAAGTCCCCCTCCCAGACTGGGAACCCCGGCGTCGAGGAGGGTCGGCCTAGCACAGATTTCTCACTTCCCGGCCAGCACGAAGGTTTTGTGCCGGGGGCACTGGCTGAGGGCGAGCTGTCGGCAGGGGCGCACGGTGCGAGGATCTCCAGGAGGAGGAGCGAGGCTCGAGCTCACCCGGCTCCCCACTCTCTCCCCCGCAGCCGTGCTGAAGGCCGAGCAGGCAGCGGTGTTTAAGTTCCCGCTGGCGCCGCTCGGCTGCTCCGGACTGGGCTCGGCGCTGCTGGCCGCGGGGCCTGGGCTCCCCGGCGCGGCGGGCGCTCCGCACCTGCCGCTGGAGCTGCAGCTCCGCGGGAAGCTGGAGGCGCCAGGCGCTGGGGAGCCGGGCACAAAGGCCAAGAAAGGGCGTCGGAGCCGCACGGTGTTCACCGAGCTGCAGCTGATGGGCCTAGAGAAACGCTTTGAGAAGCAGAAGTACCTCTCCACGCCGGACAG AATAGATCTCGCCGAGTCCCTGGGTCTGAGCCAGTTGCAGGTTAAGACGTGGTACCAGAATCGAAGGATGAAGTGGAAGAAAATA GTGCTACAGGGCGGCGGCCTGGAGTCTCCTACCAAGCCCAAGGGGAGGCCAAAGAAGAACTCCATCCCCACGAGCGAACAGCTGACGGAGCAGGAGCGCGCCAAGGAGGCGGAGAAGACGGCGGAGGCGCCAGGCGAGGCCAGCGACCGGAGCCACGAGGACTGA
- the BARX1 gene encoding homeobox protein BarH-like 1 isoform X2, with protein sequence MQRPGEPGAARFGPPEGCADHRPHRYRSFMIEEILTEPPGPKGAAPAAAAAAAGELLKFGVQALLAARPFHSHLAVLKAEQAAVFKFPLAPLGCSGLGSALLAAGPGLPGAAGAPHLPLELQLRGKLEAPGAGEPGTKAKKGRRSRTVFTELQLMGLEKRFEKQKYLSTPDRIDLAESLGLSQLQVKTWYQNRRMKWKKIVLQGGGLESPTKPKGRPKKNSIPTSEQLTEQERAKEAEKTAEAPGEASDRSHED encoded by the exons ATGCAGCGGCCGGGGGAGCCGGGCGCAGCGCGCTTCGGGCCGCCCGAGGGCTGCGCCGACCACCGGCCGCACCGCTACCGCAGCTTCATGATCGAGGAAATCCTCACTGAGCCTCCGGGGCCCAAGGGCGccgctcccgccgccgccgccgccgccgcgggcgAGCTGCTCAAGTTCGGCGTGCAGGCGCTACTGGCGGCGCGGCCCTTCCACAGCCACCTGG CCGTGCTGAAGGCCGAGCAGGCAGCGGTGTTTAAGTTCCCGCTGGCGCCGCTCGGCTGCTCCGGACTGGGCTCGGCGCTGCTGGCCGCGGGGCCTGGGCTCCCCGGCGCGGCGGGCGCTCCGCACCTGCCGCTGGAGCTGCAGCTCCGCGGGAAGCTGGAGGCGCCAGGCGCTGGGGAGCCGGGCACAAAGGCCAAGAAAGGGCGTCGGAGCCGCACGGTGTTCACCGAGCTGCAGCTGATGGGCCTAGAGAAACGCTTTGAGAAGCAGAAGTACCTCTCCACGCCGGACAG AATAGATCTCGCCGAGTCCCTGGGTCTGAGCCAGTTGCAGGTTAAGACGTGGTACCAGAATCGAAGGATGAAGTGGAAGAAAATA GTGCTACAGGGCGGCGGCCTGGAGTCTCCTACCAAGCCCAAGGGGAGGCCAAAGAAGAACTCCATCCCCACGAGCGAACAGCTGACGGAGCAGGAGCGCGCCAAGGAGGCGGAGAAGACGGCGGAGGCGCCAGGCGAGGCCAGCGACCGGAGCCACGAGGACTGA